One segment of Amycolatopsis alba DSM 44262 DNA contains the following:
- a CDS encoding MerR family transcriptional regulator translates to MRIGELAARTGTTTRALRFYESQGLLDARRASNGYREYDEDDYRLVNEILTLQAVGLSLEDTRPFVECLRAGHETGDSCADSIEVYQRKLAEVDACLARLNDARDNLLAKLAGALKTPPGPCVVVPRTEET, encoded by the coding sequence ATGCGGATCGGCGAACTCGCCGCGCGGACCGGGACCACCACGCGCGCGCTGCGTTTCTATGAGTCACAAGGGCTTCTCGACGCACGGCGCGCGTCGAACGGGTACCGGGAGTACGACGAGGACGACTACCGCCTGGTGAACGAGATCCTGACCCTGCAAGCGGTCGGGCTCAGCCTGGAGGACACCAGGCCGTTCGTGGAGTGCCTGCGCGCCGGTCACGAGACCGGCGACTCCTGTGCCGATTCGATCGAGGTCTACCAACGCAAACTCGCCGAGGTGGACGCCTGTCTCGCCAGGCTCAACGACGCGCGGGACAACCTGCTCGCCAAGCTGGCCGGCGCGTTGAAAACGCCGCCGGGACCGTGCGTCGTCGTGCCGCGAACCGAGGAGACCTGA
- a CDS encoding nitroreductase/quinone reductase family protein, protein MSRYHEIKHRVATTFQRHVGNPILGRLPNQPLLETTGRKSGVPRQTPIGGRRVGREFWIVSEFGEKSQYVRNIHADPRVRLRLKGRWHTGTAHVLPDDDPRARLKALPRFNSAAVQAIGTDLLTIRIDLDD, encoded by the coding sequence ATGTCGCGCTATCACGAGATCAAGCACCGGGTGGCCACGACCTTCCAGCGGCACGTCGGCAACCCGATCCTCGGCCGGTTGCCGAACCAACCGCTCCTCGAGACCACCGGCCGCAAGTCCGGGGTCCCCCGGCAAACGCCGATCGGTGGCCGCCGGGTGGGCCGCGAGTTCTGGATCGTCTCGGAGTTCGGCGAGAAGTCGCAGTACGTCCGCAACATCCACGCCGATCCGCGCGTCCGGCTCCGGCTGAAAGGCCGGTGGCACACCGGCACGGCGCACGTCCTCCCGGACGACGACCCCCGCGCCCGGCTGAAGGCACTGCCCAGGTTCAACAGCGCCGCCGTGCAGGCGATCGGCACGGACCTCCTCACCATCCGGATCGATCTCGACGACTGA
- a CDS encoding alpha/beta fold hydrolase, which produces MVNESDVDLGDGTTLHAYDTGGTGPVVIWHHGTPNVGAPPAPLFPAAERLGLRWVSYDRPGYGGSSPRPGRDVASAASDVEKVADALGIEQFAVFGHSGGGPHAFACAALLPKRVSAMVGVASMAPYSDSWDWFAGMSAAGVGSLSAALAGREEKERHEAAAEYDAEMFTPSDHAALAGDWKWLLDVVGPAIEGGPGALIDDDLAYVAPWGFQPSDVKAPVLLVHGGADRIAPVGHGEWLARQCATAELRVFPEDGHISVLRHAVAALDWLADRL; this is translated from the coding sequence ATGGTGAACGAGTCCGACGTGGACCTGGGGGACGGGACCACACTGCACGCCTACGACACCGGCGGCACCGGTCCGGTGGTCATCTGGCATCACGGGACCCCGAACGTCGGCGCCCCGCCGGCACCGCTGTTCCCGGCCGCGGAACGGCTGGGACTGAGGTGGGTCTCCTACGACCGGCCCGGTTACGGCGGTTCGTCCCCGCGCCCCGGCCGGGATGTCGCGTCGGCGGCGTCAGACGTCGAGAAGGTCGCCGACGCCCTGGGCATCGAGCAGTTCGCGGTCTTCGGGCATTCCGGCGGCGGACCACACGCGTTCGCGTGCGCGGCTCTGCTGCCGAAGCGGGTTTCGGCGATGGTCGGCGTCGCGAGTATGGCTCCGTACTCCGACAGCTGGGACTGGTTCGCGGGCATGAGCGCGGCCGGAGTCGGCTCGCTGTCGGCGGCTTTGGCGGGACGGGAAGAGAAGGAACGCCACGAGGCGGCGGCCGAGTACGACGCGGAGATGTTCACCCCGTCGGATCACGCGGCCTTGGCGGGTGACTGGAAGTGGCTCCTCGACGTCGTCGGCCCCGCGATCGAAGGCGGCCCCGGCGCGCTGATCGACGACGATCTCGCGTATGTCGCACCTTGGGGATTCCAGCCGTCCGACGTCAAGGCGCCGGTCTTGCTCGTGCACGGCGGCGCCGACCGGATCGCGCCCGTCGGGCACGGGGAGTGGCTCGCCCGGCAGTGCGCCACGGCCGAACTGCGCGTCTTTCCCGAAGACGGGCACATCTCGGTCCTGCGCCACGCGGTAGCCGCCCTCGACTGGCTGGCCGACCGCTTGTGA
- a CDS encoding C40 family peptidase encodes MTEPEPAPSASPAAPKKSWAHGVAMRGLVALPLVAGLATAGWLLAGGNDPAPADGNQPVPVPAAKQDPATVGGGAGPSVLEVSAPVKAQETPKGVRPLEEWATKLAGPLDIPAKSLIGYANGELALRGEQPNCHLSWVTLAGIGAASSNHGRGGDNPLGLSAQQWKKHGASIPGIAKPALADPDSASVAAGRALCASGADLGGGNGWWKTIAGYQGGKGNEAELFRQRVLGNSQLYATLSLDPARSASPAVKATRFALGQLGLPYVWGGNGPEAGAAGFDCSGLTKASYDEAGVALPRTADSQFRALLQVPGEPKLGDLVFYGNPATRIHHVGLYLGNGLMINAPTEGQAIQIHTYHSKGDDYTGAGRPSA; translated from the coding sequence GTGACCGAGCCCGAGCCTGCCCCGAGCGCCTCCCCTGCCGCCCCGAAGAAGTCGTGGGCGCACGGCGTGGCGATGCGCGGCCTGGTGGCCCTCCCGCTGGTCGCGGGGCTCGCGACGGCGGGCTGGCTGCTGGCGGGCGGCAACGATCCGGCGCCCGCCGACGGGAACCAGCCGGTGCCGGTCCCTGCCGCCAAACAGGATCCGGCCACCGTGGGCGGCGGCGCCGGTCCGTCGGTCCTCGAAGTCAGCGCCCCGGTCAAGGCACAGGAGACCCCCAAGGGCGTCCGGCCGCTCGAAGAGTGGGCCACGAAACTCGCCGGGCCGCTCGACATCCCCGCGAAGTCGCTCATCGGTTACGCGAACGGCGAGCTGGCGCTGCGCGGCGAGCAGCCGAACTGTCACCTTTCCTGGGTCACCCTGGCCGGGATCGGCGCGGCGAGCTCGAACCACGGCCGCGGCGGCGACAATCCGCTCGGGCTTTCGGCTCAGCAGTGGAAGAAGCACGGCGCGTCGATCCCCGGCATCGCGAAGCCCGCGCTGGCCGATCCCGACTCCGCCTCGGTCGCCGCCGGTCGCGCCCTGTGCGCCTCCGGGGCCGACCTCGGCGGCGGCAACGGCTGGTGGAAGACGATCGCCGGCTACCAGGGCGGCAAGGGCAACGAGGCCGAGCTGTTCCGCCAGCGCGTCCTGGGCAACTCCCAGCTGTACGCGACCCTGTCCCTGGACCCCGCGCGGAGCGCGAGCCCCGCGGTGAAGGCGACCCGGTTCGCCCTCGGCCAGCTGGGACTCCCGTACGTGTGGGGCGGCAACGGGCCCGAAGCGGGCGCGGCGGGCTTCGACTGCTCCGGGCTGACGAAGGCGTCCTACGACGAGGCCGGGGTCGCGCTCCCGCGCACCGCGGACAGCCAGTTCCGCGCGCTGCTGCAGGTCCCCGGCGAGCCGAAGCTGGGCGATCTCGTGTTCTACGGGAACCCGGCGACGCGGATCCATCACGTCGGGCTGTACCTCGGGAACGGCCTGATGATCAACGCGCCCACCGAGGGCCAGGCGATCCAGATCCACACGTACCACTCGAAGGGCGACGACTACACCGGCGCAGGCCGCCCCTCTGCCTGA
- a CDS encoding biotin--[acetyl-CoA-carboxylase] ligase, which produces MSETGALDAERLSAALSGRYAAIQVVASTGSTNADLREAAAKGAEDRTVLIAEEQTAGVGRRARQWSSPKGSGLYVSVLLRPREVPFANLGSLSVVAGLAVREVAANLGVDAVLKWPNDVLAGPGRAKCAGILAEAVAGGDTTVILGIGLNVLPLGENVPAGPGGLPATSLAEQGATETDRAEIAARLLAGFDDLERRWRLAGGSLAEAGLLGDYRRHCATLGQDVEVQLPDGSSLTGRAADIDPAGQLQVDVPGGERYTVFAGDVVHVRPAAS; this is translated from the coding sequence ATGAGTGAGACGGGAGCGCTCGACGCCGAGCGTCTGAGTGCCGCGCTGTCCGGCCGGTACGCCGCGATCCAGGTCGTGGCGAGCACCGGGTCCACCAACGCCGACCTGCGGGAAGCCGCCGCGAAGGGGGCTGAAGACCGCACGGTGCTGATCGCCGAGGAGCAGACGGCCGGGGTCGGCCGCCGCGCCCGGCAGTGGTCCTCGCCGAAGGGATCCGGCCTTTACGTCAGTGTGCTGCTGCGCCCGCGCGAGGTCCCGTTCGCCAATTTGGGTTCACTTTCCGTGGTCGCGGGGCTCGCGGTCCGGGAGGTCGCCGCGAATCTGGGCGTCGACGCCGTCCTCAAGTGGCCGAACGACGTCTTGGCTGGGCCGGGCCGCGCCAAATGCGCGGGCATCCTGGCGGAGGCCGTCGCCGGTGGCGACACCACCGTGATCCTCGGCATCGGCCTGAACGTGCTGCCGCTTGGCGAGAACGTCCCGGCCGGGCCCGGCGGCCTGCCCGCGACGTCGCTGGCCGAGCAGGGGGCGACGGAGACCGACCGCGCCGAGATCGCCGCGCGGCTGCTCGCCGGGTTCGACGACCTCGAACGCCGCTGGCGCCTCGCCGGCGGTTCGCTGGCCGAGGCGGGCCTGCTCGGGGACTACCGGAGGCACTGCGCCACGCTGGGCCAGGACGTCGAGGTCCAGCTGCCCGACGGTTCGTCGCTGACCGGCCGCGCGGCCGACATCGATCCCGCCGGTCAGCTCCAGGTCGACGTTCCCGGTGGTGAGCGGTACACGGTGTTCGCCGGAGACGTCGTCCACGTGCGGCCAGCCGCGTCCTGA
- a CDS encoding PH domain-containing protein has protein sequence MAYPDDLLSENEHVVVHSHPHFKMLIFPFLALIVTLGVGIWLAIIAKEATAPWDLISEIAIAAVGLGLVVWLFLAPFVRWRTTHFIVTTDRLIAREGVLKRTGIDIPMSRINSVQFEHGLLDRVFGCGTLVIESASDEPLKFDDIPKVERVHTVIYREVNDNPYDDYTPPVPGAPQQTEPLPPQGHQPRGNRRR, from the coding sequence GTGGCCTATCCGGACGATTTGCTCAGCGAAAACGAGCACGTCGTGGTGCACAGTCACCCGCATTTCAAGATGCTGATCTTCCCCTTCCTCGCGCTGATCGTCACGCTCGGCGTGGGGATCTGGCTGGCGATCATCGCGAAGGAGGCGACGGCCCCGTGGGACCTGATCTCCGAGATCGCGATCGCCGCGGTCGGGCTCGGTCTCGTCGTGTGGCTCTTCCTGGCGCCGTTCGTCCGCTGGCGCACGACGCATTTCATCGTCACCACGGACAGGCTGATCGCCCGTGAGGGGGTGCTCAAGCGGACCGGGATCGACATCCCGATGTCGCGGATCAACAGCGTCCAGTTCGAGCACGGGTTGCTGGACCGCGTCTTCGGCTGCGGCACGCTGGTGATCGAGTCCGCGTCGGACGAACCGCTGAAGTTCGACGACATCCCCAAGGTCGAGCGCGTGCACACGGTCATCTACCGCGAAGTCAACGACAACCCGTACGACGACTACACGCCGCCCGTCCCAGGGGCACCGCAGCAGACCGAACCGCTTCCGCCGCAGGGGCACCAGCCTCGCGGAAACCGGCGTCGTTGA
- a CDS encoding hydroxymethylglutaryl-CoA lyase, with amino-acid sequence MGTRELGLPDRVPSASALPERVTIWEVGPRDGLQNEKAIVPVEVKLEFLDRLADSGLTTLEATSFVSPKWVPQLADAEQLLTGLDQREGVRYPVLVPNERGLDRALEAGVSQIAIFASATETFAKKNLNSTVDDQFAMFEPVVTRARAEGLDVRGYVSMCFGDPWEGAVPATQVAGVGKRLLDLGCSQLSLGDTIGVATAGQVEALIGQFPDVGTLAVHFHDTYGQALANTLAALRCGVSTVDSSAGGLGGCPYAESATGNLATEDLVWMLDGLGVETGVDLDALVSTSKWMAGKLGRPSPSRVVNALAG; translated from the coding sequence ATGGGCACGCGAGAGCTGGGCCTGCCCGACCGTGTCCCGTCCGCCTCGGCCCTGCCGGAGCGGGTGACGATCTGGGAGGTCGGCCCGCGCGACGGCCTCCAGAACGAGAAGGCGATCGTCCCGGTCGAGGTCAAACTCGAATTCCTGGACAGACTCGCCGATTCGGGCCTGACCACGCTCGAGGCGACCAGTTTCGTGAGCCCGAAATGGGTGCCGCAGCTGGCCGACGCCGAGCAGCTCCTCACCGGGCTCGACCAGCGCGAGGGCGTCCGGTACCCGGTGCTCGTCCCGAACGAGCGCGGACTGGACAGGGCGCTGGAAGCCGGGGTCTCGCAGATCGCGATCTTCGCCAGCGCCACCGAGACCTTCGCCAAGAAGAACCTCAATTCGACGGTGGACGACCAGTTCGCGATGTTCGAACCGGTCGTCACCCGCGCGCGGGCCGAAGGTCTCGACGTCCGCGGGTACGTGTCGATGTGCTTCGGCGACCCGTGGGAGGGCGCGGTCCCGGCCACGCAGGTCGCCGGGGTGGGCAAACGGCTGCTGGACCTCGGCTGCTCGCAGCTCTCGCTCGGGGACACCATCGGCGTCGCCACCGCGGGCCAGGTCGAGGCGCTGATCGGGCAGTTCCCCGACGTCGGCACGCTGGCCGTCCATTTCCACGACACCTACGGCCAGGCGCTCGCGAACACCCTCGCCGCCCTTCGCTGCGGTGTGTCCACTGTGGACTCTTCGGCGGGCGGGCTCGGTGGCTGCCCGTACGCCGAATCGGCGACCGGGAACCTCGCGACCGAGGACCTGGTGTGGATGCTCGACGGCCTCGGCGTCGAAACCGGTGTCGATCTCGACGCGCTGGTGTCGACGAGCAAGTGGATGGCCGGGAAGCTCGGCAGGCCCAGCCCGTCCCGTGTGGTCAACGCGCTGGCAGGCTGA